One Oryza sativa Japonica Group chromosome 8, ASM3414082v1 DNA window includes the following coding sequences:
- the LOC4345185 gene encoding uncharacterized protein, with translation MPPRRKKGVAAKQKPPEPPAADAPLRDRLRWLNDQEYEHRSAAIKAIQAAEIESILSRLRLVESYISKEQQEGCALQYFQENLPNLSVVRNEEQNELELKREDWDKRLIGDHCDDKIFRASVSSLPNVGYVQFSGDSVRKSFIESMPFNFNDFAWGELPEDQLAGIADALQTPGAVSTRLSFGMTPKTLRLPKKGEMLLSVRGSPLGVYKEENLAAVHESTNGSEDAAS, from the exons atgccgccgaggaggaagaagggcgtCGCCGCCAAGCAGAAGCCGCCGGAgccacccgccgccgacgcgccgcTGCGGGACCGGCTGAGGTGGCTCAACGACCAGGAAT ATGAACATCGGAGTGCTGCCATTAAAGCTATTCAAGCAGCTGAGATTGAGAGTATACTTTCTCGGTTGCGTTTGGTTGAATCCTACATTTCCAAGGAGCAACAAGAGGGATGTGCCTTGCAATATTTTCAGGAGAACTTACCCAACTTATCAGTTGTCCGGAATGAGGAGCAGAATGAGCTTGAGTTGAAACGGGAAGATTGGGACAAACGATTAATTGGAGACCACTGTGATGACAAGATTTTTCGGGCTTCAGTCTCTTCGTTACCAAATGTTGGTTATGTTCAATTCTCAGGGGATTCAG TGCGGAAAAGCTTTATTGAGAGCATGCCTTTTAATTTTAATGACTTT GCTTGGGGTGAGCTACCTGAGGATCAACTGGCAGGAATTGCAGATGCTTTACAGACACCCGGG GCTGTGAGTACTCGGCTCTCTTTTGGTATGACACCAAAAACTTTAAGGTTGCCCAAAAAGGGCGAGATGCTCTTATCTGTGCGTGGCTCACCTCTTGGAGTGTACAAAGAAGAAAATCTGGCAGCTGTTCATG AATCTACAAATGGAAGTGAAGATGCTGCCTCATAG
- the LOC4345187 gene encoding flavonoid O-methyltransferase-like protein Os11g0303600: MEKIQVTTPMADSSFNPEFLQAHAELWNLTFSYLKAMALECAIKLGIPNAIHRCGGSASLSELVISIPVPETRKPHLPRLMRFLAAVGVFSLDNPTIDEEVTEKGMGIYRLTPLSRLLVDGSIGGHGSLSPFVLSQTTKYHVSAAMNLSDWFMTEDKEVAIEMPFRAAHGTDLWGVMSRDANMNEVFNAGMGSDSRLAINFIISKCGEVFEGISSLVDVGGGTGTTARDIAKAFPHIKCSVLDLPNVIDTITVDGIIEYIAGDMMEQIPPTDAVLLKYILHDWNDEDCVKILKQCRNAIHAQKPGGKVIIIDIVVGSPSKDMFEAQVSFDLLMMVITSGKERDQHEWHKIFMDAGFSHYKTRPVLGFLAITELYP; this comes from the exons ATGGAGAAAATCCAAGTGACCACACCCATGGCAGACTCCTCGTTCAATCCGGAGTTTCTGCAAGCACATGCAGAGCTTTGGAATCTCACCTTTAGCTACCTGAAAGCCATGGCGCTTGAGTGTGCTATCAAGCTTGGGATCCCCAACGCCATTCATCGTTGTGGTGGTTCTGCCTCACTATCGGAACTGGTCATCTCCATTCCAGTGCCTGAGACTAGAAAGCCTCATCTGCCTCGCCTCATGAGGTTTCTTGCCGCGGTAGGTGTTTTTTCCCTCGATAACCCAACTATTGATGAAGAGGTGACCGAGAAAGGCATGGGCATATACCGCCTCACACCATTGTCTCGCCTCCTTGTGGATGGTAGCATCGGTGGGCATGGAAGCCTCTCTCCGTTTGTGCTCTCCCAAACCACCAAGTATCATGTGTCTGCAGCTATGAATCTATCTGACTGGTTCATGACTGAGGACAAAGAGGTTGCCATAGAGATGCCATTTAGGGCTGCTCATGGCACAGACTTGTGGGGTGTTATGAGTCGTGATGCTAACATGAATGAGGTGTTCAATGCTGGCATGGGTTCCGATAGTCGTCTTGCAATCAATTTTATTATTAGCAAATGTGGTGAGGTGTTTGAGGGGATTAGCTCATTGGTTGATGTTGGTGGTGGTACTGGCACAACAGCAAGAGACATTGCTAAGGCTTTCCCACATATCAAGTGCTCGGTACTGGATCTTCCAAATGTAATCGATACTATCACGGTGGATGGCATAATTGAGTATATTGCAGGTGACATGATGGAACAAATCCCACCAACTGATGCCGTGCTGCTCAAG TATATTCTACATGACTGGAACGATGAGGATTGTGTAAAGATCCTAAAACAATGTAGAAATGCTATTCATGCTCAGAAACCAGGAGGAAAAGTTATTATCATAGACATAGTGGTTGGATCCCCTTCTAAAGACATGTTTGAAGCTCAAGTTTCATTTGATCTATTGATGATGGTGATAACATCAGGCAAGGAACGTGATCAGCATGAATGGCATAAGATATTCATGGATGCGGGATTTAGTCATTACAAGACAAGGCCTGTTTTGGGGTTTTTGGCCATCACTGAGCTCTATCCGTAG